Proteins encoded by one window of Candidatus Obscuribacter sp.:
- a CDS encoding PDZ domain-containing protein — protein sequence MQGQSLDSTRERSDDAAKTANSSINLVDLALSDKVQPAPLKLREAATAGAAAASAGDAATKTCKSSPEYESRIDNVARRIFDPAALGDLQQLKSKYNCDIQRTGDPMRYVKLALDKDDNDPYTSYLTPNAYKSMLDSQRGKVVGVGVSFTMPTARQDKDGERPPLVVQSYDATDARGRDLKPGDEVLSINGVSMQGKTWRDGLRALDGPEQSKVSMQVMRDGKVKDIILTRTSEDVPNVTTDVVDGNLAHIQVKSFMNDDTSKQIEKAILANPKAEGYILDLRNNGGGLLDQAMTSASVFISEGKVLNIKSRVASDPTAPRYENDVYSVGKDAITLSVNGAAPKTYAARHPDSVHKPVVVLVDQGTASAAEILAGALKDTDGAYVIGTPTFGKGIGQTIFPESFTGGATKITTFRYYTPSGAWPGDGHDTRVGLQPNLTVINPTAVEFNTPRDGQINAAAAYLRARIQANRRQ from the coding sequence ATGCAAGGACAATCTTTAGACTCAACCAGAGAACGCAGCGATGATGCGGCTAAGACTGCCAATTCGTCGATTAACCTGGTCGACCTGGCACTGTCCGATAAAGTACAGCCTGCTCCTCTCAAGCTCCGTGAGGCCGCTACCGCCGGAGCTGCTGCTGCCAGTGCCGGAGATGCAGCTACAAAAACTTGTAAGTCCTCGCCAGAGTACGAATCTCGCATAGATAATGTTGCCCGTCGCATATTTGACCCGGCAGCGCTAGGTGATTTGCAACAACTAAAAAGCAAGTACAACTGCGATATTCAGCGGACTGGCGATCCTATGCGCTATGTAAAACTGGCGCTCGACAAAGATGATAACGACCCCTATACCTCTTATTTGACGCCGAATGCTTACAAAAGTATGCTGGATTCGCAGCGTGGCAAAGTTGTAGGAGTGGGCGTGTCTTTTACTATGCCTACTGCCCGCCAGGACAAAGATGGCGAAAGACCACCACTAGTGGTGCAAAGCTATGATGCCACAGACGCGCGTGGTCGTGATCTCAAGCCTGGTGACGAGGTCCTATCAATTAACGGCGTAAGCATGCAAGGTAAGACCTGGCGCGACGGGCTGCGAGCCCTGGATGGACCAGAGCAAAGCAAAGTGTCCATGCAAGTTATGCGCGATGGAAAAGTCAAAGACATAATACTGACTCGCACCAGTGAAGACGTGCCCAACGTCACAACTGACGTTGTCGACGGCAACCTTGCTCATATCCAGGTTAAGTCATTTATGAATGACGATACCTCCAAGCAAATTGAAAAAGCCATTCTCGCAAATCCCAAAGCAGAAGGATACATTCTGGATCTGCGCAACAACGGCGGTGGCTTGCTAGATCAGGCTATGACTTCGGCCTCGGTATTTATCAGTGAAGGCAAAGTCCTAAACATCAAATCGCGTGTAGCGTCAGATCCCACTGCTCCCCGTTACGAAAACGATGTTTACAGCGTCGGCAAAGACGCTATTACTCTCAGCGTAAACGGGGCTGCGCCCAAGACTTATGCTGCGCGCCACCCTGACAGTGTACACAAACCAGTAGTTGTGTTGGTTGATCAGGGTACTGCTTCAGCGGCAGAGATACTCGCTGGAGCCCTCAAGGATACTGATGGCGCCTATGTAATTGGCACACCTACATTTGGTAAGGGAATTGGTCAAACAATATTTCCAGAAAGCTTCACCGGTGGTGCCACCAAAATTACAACCTTTAGATATTACACCCCGTCAGGTGCCTGGCCTGGTGATGGTCATGACACTCGCGTCGGTTTGCAGCCAAATCTGACTGTCATAAACCCGACTGCTGTTGAATTCAACACACCTCGCGACGGACAGATAAACGCCGCAGCAGCATATCTGCGTGCCCGTATCCAAGCTAACAGGCGCCAATAG
- a CDS encoding SDR family oxidoreductase, producing MQTEGKRVALVTGASKGIGKSVAIGLAEDGYSLVLCARSESGLKATKKHILEKCPAVQVEIYSLDVRDTAAVAKMIDETKSTFGRIDMLFNNAGIYHTGTSELSLKDFTDMLDINLRAPFQLISLVVPIMKAQKSGHIINLSSRAGKTARAAAGGYAASKFGLVGLNEALYKEVSQFGIRVTALCPGFVDTEMGSVSGLSAKEMISQDDIVKTVRWLVSLSSAVCIQDVYFESIKQVDG from the coding sequence ATGCAGACAGAAGGCAAGCGTGTAGCTCTGGTAACTGGCGCCAGCAAAGGTATCGGCAAATCAGTGGCGATTGGTCTGGCCGAAGATGGTTATAGCCTGGTACTGTGCGCGCGCTCCGAGTCAGGACTAAAGGCCACTAAAAAGCATATTTTAGAAAAGTGTCCTGCTGTGCAGGTCGAAATCTACTCTCTGGATGTGAGAGACACTGCTGCTGTTGCCAAAATGATTGACGAGACCAAAAGTACGTTTGGGCGTATCGATATGCTCTTTAACAATGCTGGTATTTATCACACTGGCACATCCGAATTGTCTCTAAAAGACTTTACCGACATGCTAGATATCAATTTGAGAGCGCCTTTTCAGTTGATATCGCTGGTGGTGCCAATAATGAAAGCACAAAAGTCTGGACATATCATCAATCTCTCATCCCGTGCAGGCAAAACGGCGCGGGCTGCTGCTGGTGGCTATGCGGCCTCCAAGTTTGGTCTGGTTGGACTTAATGAAGCCCTCTACAAAGAGGTGTCTCAGTTTGGTATCCGGGTGACGGCGCTCTGTCCGGGTTTTGTTGACACCGAGATGGGCAGTGTCTCTGGACTCAGTGCCAAGGAAATGATCAGCCAGGACGACATCGTCAAAACTGTGCGTTGGCTCGTTAGTTTGTCCAGTGCGGTCTGTATCCAAGATGTTTATTTTGAGTCAATTAAACAGGTTGATGGATAG
- a CDS encoding M48 family metalloprotease, with protein sequence MKNQKPPVIDQAAIDRELRSNWIRTFIGIALMGALSGAGLLWLGVNFTVATCILFFFSVLMPLFGWYNSANLVKKMMRCTPPDLGNADHVRLVRLVDELYPLTGLKTKPDVLVSPLPIPNAFATGRSPSNAFIAATEGLFAVGLTDREIKAILAHELAHVKSRDVAITSLVAVLGSLFAMILAGASPRIFNACFVDNSKPKGEDDLLGKLSHKVKRDKKRLVDPASAVTGFFITLVTFYVVSIFAKLITMFVSRSRESAADVLAAQWTNDPCALSNALQKIVDWMNRNRAALQLKILLGGMDSMLFVSLHEGEEGLEGKKPRGLWQRLRHWASHLGDNHPPVEDRVQLLDSLAGTTCPRIDEIRRDAITEARRQRQQMAKHRRTGSTAHNLPDDAAGNTTESDSTASDKPAGDTDKLSDKPVDSADKPAGDGDKLDGGATDKNDQPK encoded by the coding sequence ATGAAAAATCAGAAGCCGCCTGTCATCGACCAGGCTGCCATCGATCGTGAGTTGCGCTCCAACTGGATCAGGACCTTCATCGGCATCGCCCTCATGGGTGCATTGTCCGGTGCTGGCCTGCTCTGGCTTGGCGTCAACTTCACTGTCGCTACCTGCATCCTGTTCTTCTTCTCCGTGTTGATGCCGCTCTTCGGCTGGTACAACAGCGCCAATCTGGTCAAAAAGATGATGCGCTGCACGCCGCCCGACCTCGGCAACGCCGACCATGTGCGCCTTGTGCGTCTGGTCGACGAGCTTTATCCCCTCACCGGGCTCAAGACCAAACCCGACGTGCTTGTCTCGCCGCTGCCGATTCCCAACGCTTTTGCCACGGGTCGCTCGCCGAGCAATGCCTTTATCGCAGCCACCGAAGGTCTCTTTGCCGTCGGTCTGACTGACCGCGAGATCAAAGCCATTCTGGCTCATGAGCTTGCCCACGTCAAAAGTCGCGATGTGGCAATCACTTCGCTGGTTGCTGTGCTCGGCTCGCTATTTGCCATGATCCTGGCTGGTGCGTCGCCGCGCATCTTTAACGCCTGTTTTGTCGACAACTCCAAGCCCAAGGGCGAAGATGACTTGCTAGGCAAGCTGTCCCACAAGGTCAAGCGCGACAAGAAGCGTCTGGTGGACCCTGCCTCGGCAGTCACCGGCTTTTTCATCACGCTCGTCACCTTCTACGTGGTGAGCATCTTTGCCAAGCTGATCACCATGTTTGTCAGCCGTAGCCGCGAAAGCGCTGCTGACGTCCTGGCTGCTCAGTGGACCAATGACCCCTGCGCGCTTTCCAACGCTCTGCAAAAGATCGTGGACTGGATGAACCGCAACCGCGCTGCTCTGCAGCTCAAGATCCTCCTGGGCGGCATGGACTCCATGCTGTTTGTCAGCCTGCACGAAGGCGAGGAAGGTCTGGAAGGCAAAAAGCCGCGTGGACTGTGGCAGCGTCTGCGTCACTGGGCAAGTCACCTCGGTGACAACCATCCGCCGGTCGAAGACCGCGTTCAGCTTTTGGACTCGCTCGCTGGCACCACCTGCCCGCGCATCGATGAAATTCGTCGTGACGCCATCACCGAAGCTCGGCGCCAGCGTCAGCAGATGGCCAAGCATCGCCGCACCGGCTCGACCGCGCACAACCTGCCGGACGACGCCGCTGGCAATACCACCGAGTCGGACTCGACGGCAAGCGACAAGCCTGCTGGCGACACCGACAAGCTGTCTGACAAGCCAGTTGACAGCGCTGACAAGCCCGCTGGCGACGGCGACAAGCTTGACGGTGGTGCAACTGACAAAAACGACCAGCCCAAGTAA
- a CDS encoding sulfite exporter TauE/SafE family protein — protein sequence MALMVVASQTTAQPFVGCPAPVTALSEVYPRLVISSHSSTKLQKVLQLTEITQILLITFVAFIATMMSSICGAGSSLITTPVWLMLGYPLPVAIASNTVSGSFWTLVAARNFLRGHEID from the coding sequence ATGGCTCTTATGGTAGTTGCATCGCAAACGACTGCTCAACCCTTCGTAGGATGCCCAGCGCCTGTCACAGCTTTGTCAGAAGTTTATCCGAGACTGGTCATATCCAGCCACTCCAGTACAAAACTGCAAAAGGTCCTGCAATTGACAGAAATCACACAGATACTGCTAATCACATTTGTTGCCTTTATAGCCACAATGATGAGCTCGATATGCGGCGCTGGCTCAAGCCTTATCACCACACCAGTGTGGCTGATGCTGGGTTATCCACTGCCCGTGGCAATAGCATCAAATACAGTGAGCGGCTCATTTTGGACCCTGGTGGCTGCACGCAATTTTTTGAGGGGACACGAGATTGACTAG
- a CDS encoding sulfite exporter TauE/SafE family protein yields MLGAFFGTRVIVSCDPKVLQQLIGVLIISLMAFSLLRKNFGVDTKAPSTNRMFTSLAAFPLGFYEAFYGSGNSLFTSALLTKTRGFKFLKARGYSCVLGFFWCTFAAAIYLQGGKWNITLMLPAIIGSAFGANIGSKIGAKKGEGFARTLFIIIGTILGMKLLMRI; encoded by the coding sequence ATGCTGGGAGCATTTTTTGGCACAAGAGTAATTGTGTCTTGCGATCCCAAAGTGTTGCAACAGCTAATCGGCGTGCTCATAATCTCGCTGATGGCGTTTTCTCTACTACGCAAAAATTTTGGTGTGGACACTAAAGCCCCATCTACTAACCGCATGTTCACAAGCCTTGCAGCCTTTCCTCTGGGCTTTTACGAGGCGTTTTACGGCTCCGGCAATAGTCTTTTTACAAGCGCCCTACTGACCAAAACCAGAGGTTTCAAATTCCTCAAAGCCAGAGGATATTCTTGCGTACTGGGATTTTTTTGGTGCACATTTGCAGCTGCTATTTATTTGCAGGGCGGCAAATGGAATATCACACTAATGTTGCCAGCCATCATTGGCTCAGCCTTTGGCGCAAATATTGGCTCAAAAATTGGCGCTAAAAAAGGCGAGGGTTTTGCCAGAACACTCTTTATCATCATCGGCACTATTCTCGGCATGAAGCTATTGATGCGGATCTAA